GCACGCACAGGCCGCGAATTTCAGCTTCATCAAAATCGATCTGGCCCATACCAGCCTGACTGACGCATTGTTTGATGAGCATAAGTTTGACCGTGTGGTACACCTTGCAGCCCAAGCTGGCGTCCGTTATTCGCTCACCAATCCACATGCTTATATCAGCAGCAATATTGTCGCTTTTGCCAATATTCTTGAGGCTTGCAGGCACAATGCTGTGCAACATCTGGTCTATGCCAGTTCTTCCAGTGTCTATGGGGGCAATACCAAATTGCCGTTCAGTGAGCATGACAATGTTGACCACCCGGCCAGCCTGTATGCTGCGACTAAAAAATCCAATGAATTGATGGCACATACCTACAGCCATCTTTATGACTTGCCGACGACAGGGCTGCGTTTCTTTACCGTCTATGGCCCGTGGGGACGCCCTGATATGTCGCCTTTCCTGTTTGCAGATGCCATCTTAAATAATCAGCCAATCAAGGTGTTTAATCACGGCGATATGCTGCGTGACTTCACTTATATCGATGATATTGTGGAAGGTATCATCTGTGTGTTGGATAAAACCGCGACTACCAACCCGACTTATGATGGCGACCAGCCAGACCCAGCAACGGGCATTGCCCCCTATCGTGTGTTCAATATTGGCAACAATAATGCAGAAAAGCTGATGGACTTTATAGGGGCGCTGGAGTCTGCGTTAGGTAAAACTACCGAAAAAATCTTCATGCCTATGCAGCCTGGTGATGTCAAAGCGACGTTTGCCGATACCAGCTTGCTGGATGCCTGGGTAGGCTTTAAGCCAGATACGCCCTTACAGGTTGGTATCGACAAGTTTGTTAGTTGGTATAAAAATTTCTATAAGTTTCTTTAGATACTAATGGCGATACACAATTAAGTCTGTTGGAGTTTTTAGAACAATAAAAGTAGGGCTTTATTGGCTTTTTATCAGAGTCTACTATCGACGGCGGATTCAACTGATCTCTGAAACACACGCATTAAATTTTGAAGTTGGGGTCTCATAATTCAAGTTTTTTTGAGGCCTTTCATTCACCTGCCTAGCCAGTCTTCTAAGAGTTTTTCCGTGTCAGCATTAAGCTTGGGTTTAATGACTAGATTGCAGTAATCCAGCGTTTCTGTTTGTTTAATAATCGTTGTTAGCATGAGTTCGTCACGGCGGAAAAAATGCGTCTGTAGATGAGCACCATTAGGTTTTTTAGCGACAATATCCTTTAGGCTTTTTGCATTGACCTTAATGTTATCTACTGCGATCAATACATCGTTTGCGGCTAATCCTGCTTGTTCTGCGGGGCTGCCTGTAAATACGTTTGCCAGCTTTGTTTCATTTTCACTGCTAAGTTGAAGCCCTAGCATTTCTCGCAAGACATTCGGGGTTTTATCTTTGGTTTCATACGCGATTCCGAATTTTGCTAATAGCTTTTTCAGTGGCGGGTCATCTGTGCCGCGCACCGTGCTATCTAATAACCTAGTCAAATTTTGGCCAGTACTGGCTAAGATAAAATCATCTATCTCATCTTCACCTAGCAAACTGCCCCTAGTTTGATAGCGCAACCACAAGGCGCGCATAACGTCATCTAATGAACGGTTTTTTATGCGTAAAGATAAATCCAGCGCTAGTGCTACTAAGGAGCCTTTGAGGTAATAGCTGATTTGTGTGTTTGGGGTGTTTTCGTCAGGTTTATATAATTTAACCCAACTATCAAAGCTCGATTCGTCCAGTCTTTGTAGTTTTCGCCCTGGTGTACGCAAATAGCGTGTGATGTCTTTGCTCAGTGATTTTAGATATTCTTCACGGCTCATTAGGCCTGCGCGTAATACTGCTAAGGTGTCGTAATAGGCGGTAAAGCCTTCGAATATCCAGAGCAAACGGGTATAGGCTTCGCTTGATAAATCAGGGTTTTCAAATACTTGAGGGCGCATGCGTTTTACGTGCCATGCATGAAAATACTCATGGCTACACAGCCCTAGAAACTGCTGATAATTTTCAATATCCAGCGTTTCATCTTTAACAGGTAGCCAACTACGTGGGCATATCAGGCTGGTTGAATTGCTGTGCTCCAAACCGCCATATTGATTATCGCCAGCGGCATAGAGCATGAATAAATACTGTTCGAACGGTGCGGTGCCAAAGAATTTGATGTGGTATTCGCACAAGGTTTTCAGGTCTTTGCAAATGCGCTTGAGATCACTTTTATGTTTGCCAGAAATCGCGATGCGATGGGGCACGCCAGCAGCTTTAAATTCTGCGACAGCCAGATTGCCGATTTCAAAGGGATAGTCGATCAGTTCAGCGTAATTGCTGGCTTGGTAGCGGCCAAAGCCTTGTTTGTCTATTTTTACAGCAGGCATTGCAGTCGCCACTTGCCAGTGTTGATAAGGTTTTGGGGGTGAATTCAGCTTTACTTCACAAGTTGCTTGATCAGCGCCATGTACTTTTAAAAATAGGCTGGTACCGTTAAAGTAAGCGCGTTCGGTATCAAAATAAGCAGTGCGCACAGACATATCAAACGCATAGACCTGATACGTAATACGCAACGGAGTATTGCACGGCGCGCAATGCCAGGTGTGCTTATCCAGCTTTTGGATGGCAATGTTTTCGCGCTTGCCTTTATGCTCAATGATGGCGCTTATCTTCACGATATGCCTAGCAAAGTCGCGGATTAAATAACTGCCAGGTATCCATGCGGCAAGCGATACTATTTGACCATCTGGATCAGGCTTGCTAATCAGGCAAGTGACTTCAAACAAGTGAGCTGTAGCTGAGTGCAGGGAGACTTCGTAATAGATGGTTTGCATAATCGTTATAAATTGGGTTGTACTTAATAAATATAGTCAGGTAAAAAATGCAGTCAAAATGGAATCATCAATCAGAGTTTAATGCGGGCTTGGAAATGCGCAAGCACTGGATGCTAGATGATGAGATTTCTTTTCTGAATCATGGCTCATTTGGCGCAACCCCGAAAGTTGTATTACAGAGTCAGCAAGATTACCGCGCCCTGATGGAACGTCAGCCTGTCGATTTTTTTGTCAGGCAACTGCCAGATTTAATTAGGAAGGCAGCCGCTGATTTAGCGGGTTTTCTGGGGGCTAATCCTGATGATTTAGCCTTTGTCGAGAATGCTACAGCAGGCATTAACGCAGTGTTACGTTCTTTTCCATGGCGGGCAGGTGATGAGCTATTGCTAGCCAATCATGCGTATCCTGCAGTAAAAAATGCGGCTTATTTTGTTGCTCGTCAATTTGGAATTACTGTGCGGGAATTTGAAGTGCCATTTCCGCTAGAAGATGAAAACGAAATACTGCAGGCATTCACGAAAGCAATTAGCCCCAATACCAGAATGGCCGTGCTTGACCATGTTTCATCGCCTCTCGCCATTATTTACCCCTTAGAGAAAATGCTGGTAATTTGTCGTGCACATAGTGTGAAGACTTTAGTGGATGGGGCGCACGCACCAGGAATGTTGCCGCTTAACCTTGATGCAATAGATGCTGATTGGTATGTGGGTAATTGCCATAAATGGTTATTCGCTGCCAAGGGCTGTGCATTCTTATGGGCAGCGCCACATGCGCGCGATTTTTTGCAGCCAATGTCTATTTCTCTGCATGCGGATGTTGGCTTTCCTCAAAGCTTTGATTGGGTTGGCACGCGAGATGTCAGCGCATGGCTTTCAATTAGTGCTGCGATAGATTTTTATAAAAGTGTAGGTGGTGATGAAATACCAGAGAAACTTCACAATTTTGCGATTGTAATGGCGCAGCAACTTGCGGCAGATTGGCATGTCGATTTGCCAGCAAAGCCTGCGATGTTTGGCAGTATGGTAACTTTGCCTATGCCGTTTAATGGTGAGGCTACCCAAGAAACAGCGGATCAATGGCGAGATACGCTCTGGCATGAAAACAGAATTGAAGTGCCATTTTTTGCGATCAATAGACAGTTATGGCTACGTATTTCAGCGCAGCTTTATAATAGTAGTATTGATTATGAACAGTTGTCACAAGCTGTTACCCGCAAATTTTTGTGACTCTAGAATAGGCTGAGTATGAACATATTGCACACATTCGATTTTGAGAGTTGGCGTCCGGATATTGATAAAGCACTCAGGCATCGTGCAGTGAGTGCACTTGAGGGGGGCGGTGTTATTTTCATGCCTGCACTGACTTTTAGCCTCAAGGAAGATGAAAAGCGTTTTCTTTCACCTGCATGGTCGGATGGTAAATCTAAGAATATTTCATTACGGCCAAATGGTGGATTGAAGGGCGCTATAGGTAATGAAGAAGAGCTTAATGCTTTGCAGCGGATGATTCATCGCTACGCCACTGAAACAACGGCATTAATTCATACGCTATATCCTGAATACACGCCATATTTACAGCCAGCAAATACAAGCTTTAGGCCATGCGAGGTAGAAAACCGCAAGAGCTCTTACCGCAAAGATGATAGCCGTTTGCATGCGGACGCTTTTCCTTCGAACCCTACACAGGGGCTGCGTTTATTGCGTGTCTTTACGAATATCAATCCTGATGGCAGGCCTCGCCAATGGCGAGTAGGTGAACCGTTTATTGATATGGCGGCTAAATATTTGCCAGATACTAAATCGATGTTGCCAGGTCAGGCAAAACTCATGCATGTCTTAAATATCACCAAGAAACGTCGCACGCCTTACGATCATCTCATGCTGCAACTACATGACAAAGTGAAGTGGGATATCGAGTATCAGAAAAACGCACCACAACAGCATGTGGATTTCCCACCAGGAAGTACTTGGATTGTGTTTTCTGACCAAGTATTACACGCTGCAATGGCAGGTCAATACATGATGGAGCAGACTTTTTATCTCCCAGTGGATGCGCTTTATAACCCGCAAACTGCGCCGATTCGTGTGCTGGAATCCATGCTCAATAAATCATTGGCATGAGTGGAAAGTTTTGAGCCTGCTTTAATTAAGCTGGTGGCTCTTTAGGATAGGTGGCAGCTAGGTAAATCAGCGCCAAGATGGGGACGAGTAAGCAAGCAAAAGACCAGTATTTGTAGAGAAAAGCGCCCGCGATAGCGCCTATCATAAAGGCGACAATCGCAGGGCCATAAATAGCAAAACGCTTGGCAGCATCGTTTGCAGTTACAGGATTTTTGGTGACGATATCTACAAAATCAATCACGGCTTGCGTCATGTTGCCCGTCATAATCGTAGTAGGGACTTGGCCCGGCTCAATCAGGCGTGATTGTGCGTTTTGTATACCCATGGCCATGACAGCGAATATCCCCGTTACAAGGGCAAGCCAGTTGTCTGGATTCAATATTGGGCTGGCATACCACCCACTCAGCATGAAAAAAGTCAAAAAGCTTGCCTGCAGCATATACAACAAAATAATCAGTCGCCTTGATTGCGAGCCGTAATGCGTAATCACAAGGCGTGTAGCTGCCACGGTGATGATAAATACAGGGATGGCCAGTAATTTTGATACTAAGCCATTAGAAGAGTTACTGACTGATACGCCTATCATCACGATATTGCCAGTCATGTGATTGGCAAATAGCCCAAATAAGGCGACGAAACTCACTACATCAACAAACCCACCAGTGAAAGACAAAATGTTGGATTTGCCAAATATGGGTAAGGAACGAATTTTGTTGATCATAAGCGTTGAGTTATTTTTACGAGATAAAGTTGTTATGTTTAGATGACTGTTAATTGGTTAGCTTGCCTAAACCTTCACCATCAAGATAACAAAAAACCCGCATTTGCGGGTTTTTTGCTTGGGTATCACTACGTGAGTGCCAGATTATTTCTTGACAGCAGTATCAGTGATTTTTGCTTTAGCGCGCAGGTCGCTCAACAGTTTTTCCAATTTTTGTTGTTGCAGGCGTTTTTGCAAGTCATCTTTTACTTTTTCGTAAGCTGGTGGTTGTGCATCACGAATATCGTTCAGCTTGATAACGTGCCAGCCAAATTGAGTTTGTACTGGTGTTTGTGTGATGCCACCTTTTTGCAGTTTAGATACTGCATCGCCAAACGGTTTCACCATGCCACCTAGAGAGAACCAGCCTAAATCACCACCTTTTTCTTGTGAACCCGGGTCTTTAGATTTGTCTTTAGCGATTTTTGCGAAGTCACCGCCTTTACCAAGCTGTGCAATCACGTCTTTTGCTTCAGCTTCTGTAGCGACCAGAATATGGCTTGCGCTGTATTCTTTGTCGCCCAGTTGTTTCTTGTAATCATCGTAGGCAGCTTTTGTATCAGCATCGCTTACTGGGTTCTTCTTGATGTAATCAGCCAGGAACGCGTTTACCAATAATTCACGTTGTGCAAGTTCTTGGCGTGCGATGTAGTCAGGTTGTTTGTCCAGGCCAATGCGCTGCGCTTCTTGCGCTACTAATTCGCTGCTGACTAATTTGTTGATGATGACGTTACGTGTGTTGTCATCAACATTTTGACCGCGGGCAGTAGCATCCTTAACGATAAAATCGTAAACAGATTGTTTGATTGGCTTGCCATTGACTGTAGCAATAACGCCATCAGCCGCTTGTGCTGCGGGCAACATCATTGATGCTGATAAGGTGATTGCCGCAAATACACGGCCAATCGTCAAAAAGTTAGAAAATTTCATGCGTGATTCCTTCAGTAATTTTAGTAATTAAGTGCAGTATTTATAATTCATTTGGCGACTTTGCACGAATGCTCAGTGCATGTATTTTAGATGTCATCAGGTCTGCAAGTGCTTGGTAAACCATACGATGTCGGATTATGTGGGATTTTCCGTAAAAATGCGAGCTTACGATATATAGGCTGTAGTGTCCGCCGCCTGTATTGCCAGCATGACCCGCATGCGAAGCACTATCGTCACTGATTTCAATAGTCGTTGGTTCAAGTGTGGCTAAACGTCTTTTTAATTCTTCTATCATTATGTGTGGGTAATTTTGATACTTAGTTAGGCAGGGTTTTGCGGAATGGTTTGACTGATACTTTTGCATAGACACCCGCTGCCAAGAAAGGGTCAGCATTCGCCCATATTTCAGCGGCGGTCAGATTATCAAATTCAGCCACAATCAGGCTACCTGTATAACCTGCTGGACCCGGGTCTATGCTATCTATCGCAGGCAAAGGACCAGCGAGAAGCAGGCGACCTTCTTCGTGTAATTTGGTTAAACGCGCCAAGTGTTCAGGCCTTGCTGCAGTGCGCTTGGCAAGGCTGTCAGGGAAGTCTTCTGTAATAATCATGTACCACATTATTTAGGTGTTTCTTCGCTAATGTATTTGTTGAGTATCAAGCCCTGGCCGATGATAAAAATGAACATCAGCGCAGTCGTGCCAAACAGCTTGAAATCTACCCAATGATCAGTTGAGTAATTGAATGCTACATACAGATTAATAAAACCCAACACCAAGAAAAACAAAGCCCAGGCCAGGTTAAGTTTGTTCCAGATGTTGTTAGGCAAGCTGATCTGTTTTTCCATCAAGCCACGAATCAGATTCTTTTTAAATGCCAGATTGGCCACGACCAAGGCGATAGAAAATACCCAGTAGAGCACGGTAGGTTTCCACTTAATAAAGTTCTCATCGTGCAGTAGCAAAGTCGCACCACCAAACACGACGATAATCAGGCCGCTGGCAATCAGTGTGCCTTCAATTTTTCCGTATTTGAGCTTCATCCAGATGATCTGGATAATCGTGGCTACCATGGCCGCTGCTGTGGCTGGGTAAATGCCAAAGAATTTGAACACCACAAAAAACAGGATGACGGGAAAGAGATCAAAAAGAAACTTCATAAATGCCTTAAATTGAATGCAACAGCTACCAAAGAAAAATCTAAAAGTAGCATGAGTATGAGCGACAACGCTATTTTGCTATGATTGCGCACTAGTCACAAGCAACCAAGTGCAAGTATTCAAGTCTTATACCCATGCCCACGCCGATAGATCTACATTGCCATTCTACCATTTCAGACGGATTGCTTACGCCCACTGAGTTGGTGGTGCACGCAGCTAGCAAAGGTGTGCGTGTGATGGCTTTAACTGATCACGATGATCTTTCTGGTTTGCCTGAAGCCAAAATTGCTGCAAAAACAGTAGGGATCACGCTGCTCGCAGGCGTTGAAATCTCCGTAACTTGGCGCAAACGTACTTTGCATATCGTTGGCTTAAACATTGACCCCGATTATTCGCCCTTGGTTCAAGGTTTATCCGCCATTCGCGAAGGCCGACATCTACGCGCAAAGGCTATGGCAGAGTCATTGGATAAAGTTGGCATTCATGGCAGCCTAGAAGGCGCTTATGCCTATGCGACACATGGAATTATCAGCCGTACGCACTTTGCCCGCTTTCTGGTTGAAAAAGGCTATGCAAAAGACTCAAAAAAAGTATTCAAGAAATATTTGGTCAAGGGTAAGCCTGGCTATGTTGAACACCGCTGGGCAGAACTGGCTGACGCCGTGAACTGGATTACCGCTGCTGGTGGCGTAGCTGTGATTGCGCACCCAGGGCGTTATGATCTGGGGCGTACGAATATGTTGTTACTATTGGAAGAATTCAGGGCTTTAGGCGGCAAAGCCATCGAAGTGGTGACAGGCAGTCATACGCCGCCGCAATATGATGAATATGCCAAGTTTGCCCGGATGTTTGGTTTTGCGGCGTCA
This genomic window from Methyloradius palustris contains:
- a CDS encoding NAD-dependent epimerase, encoding MKILVTGAAGFIGFHTVLRLLDRGDQVIGVDNLNDYYDVALKDARLAEISKHAQAANFSFIKIDLAHTSLTDALFDEHKFDRVVHLAAQAGVRYSLTNPHAYISSNIVAFANILEACRHNAVQHLVYASSSSVYGGNTKLPFSEHDNVDHPASLYAATKKSNELMAHTYSHLYDLPTTGLRFFTVYGPWGRPDMSPFLFADAILNNQPIKVFNHGDMLRDFTYIDDIVEGIICVLDKTATTNPTYDGDQPDPATGIAPYRVFNIGNNNAEKLMDFIGALESALGKTTEKIFMPMQPGDVKATFADTSLLDAWVGFKPDTPLQVGIDKFVSWYKNFYKFL
- a CDS encoding M61 family metallopeptidase codes for the protein MQTIYYEVSLHSATAHLFEVTCLISKPDPDGQIVSLAAWIPGSYLIRDFARHIVKISAIIEHKGKRENIAIQKLDKHTWHCAPCNTPLRITYQVYAFDMSVRTAYFDTERAYFNGTSLFLKVHGADQATCEVKLNSPPKPYQHWQVATAMPAVKIDKQGFGRYQASNYAELIDYPFEIGNLAVAEFKAAGVPHRIAISGKHKSDLKRICKDLKTLCEYHIKFFGTAPFEQYLFMLYAAGDNQYGGLEHSNSTSLICPRSWLPVKDETLDIENYQQFLGLCSHEYFHAWHVKRMRPQVFENPDLSSEAYTRLLWIFEGFTAYYDTLAVLRAGLMSREEYLKSLSKDITRYLRTPGRKLQRLDESSFDSWVKLYKPDENTPNTQISYYLKGSLVALALDLSLRIKNRSLDDVMRALWLRYQTRGSLLGEDEIDDFILASTGQNLTRLLDSTVRGTDDPPLKKLLAKFGIAYETKDKTPNVLREMLGLQLSSENETKLANVFTGSPAEQAGLAANDVLIAVDNIKVNAKSLKDIVAKKPNGAHLQTHFFRRDELMLTTIIKQTETLDYCNLVIKPKLNADTEKLLEDWLGR
- a CDS encoding aminotransferase class V-fold PLP-dependent enzyme, giving the protein MQSKWNHQSEFNAGLEMRKHWMLDDEISFLNHGSFGATPKVVLQSQQDYRALMERQPVDFFVRQLPDLIRKAAADLAGFLGANPDDLAFVENATAGINAVLRSFPWRAGDELLLANHAYPAVKNAAYFVARQFGITVREFEVPFPLEDENEILQAFTKAISPNTRMAVLDHVSSPLAIIYPLEKMLVICRAHSVKTLVDGAHAPGMLPLNLDAIDADWYVGNCHKWLFAAKGCAFLWAAPHARDFLQPMSISLHADVGFPQSFDWVGTRDVSAWLSISAAIDFYKSVGGDEIPEKLHNFAIVMAQQLAADWHVDLPAKPAMFGSMVTLPMPFNGEATQETADQWRDTLWHENRIEVPFFAINRQLWLRISAQLYNSSIDYEQLSQAVTRKFL
- a CDS encoding Kdo hydroxylase family protein, producing the protein MNILHTFDFESWRPDIDKALRHRAVSALEGGGVIFMPALTFSLKEDEKRFLSPAWSDGKSKNISLRPNGGLKGAIGNEEELNALQRMIHRYATETTALIHTLYPEYTPYLQPANTSFRPCEVENRKSSYRKDDSRLHADAFPSNPTQGLRLLRVFTNINPDGRPRQWRVGEPFIDMAAKYLPDTKSMLPGQAKLMHVLNITKKRRTPYDHLMLQLHDKVKWDIEYQKNAPQQHVDFPPGSTWIVFSDQVLHAAMAGQYMMEQTFYLPVDALYNPQTAPIRVLESMLNKSLA
- a CDS encoding YoaK family protein, with protein sequence MINKIRSLPIFGKSNILSFTGGFVDVVSFVALFGLFANHMTGNIVMIGVSVSNSSNGLVSKLLAIPVFIITVAATRLVITHYGSQSRRLIILLYMLQASFLTFFMLSGWYASPILNPDNWLALVTGIFAVMAMGIQNAQSRLIEPGQVPTTIMTGNMTQAVIDFVDIVTKNPVTANDAAKRFAIYGPAIVAFMIGAIAGAFLYKYWSFACLLVPILALIYLAATYPKEPPA
- a CDS encoding peptidylprolyl isomerase codes for the protein MMLPAAQAADGVIATVNGKPIKQSVYDFIVKDATARGQNVDDNTRNVIINKLVSSELVAQEAQRIGLDKQPDYIARQELAQRELLVNAFLADYIKKNPVSDADTKAAYDDYKKQLGDKEYSASHILVATEAEAKDVIAQLGKGGDFAKIAKDKSKDPGSQEKGGDLGWFSLGGMVKPFGDAVSKLQKGGITQTPVQTQFGWHVIKLNDIRDAQPPAYEKVKDDLQKRLQQQKLEKLLSDLRAKAKITDTAVKK
- a CDS encoding BolA family protein, with the translated sequence MIEELKRRLATLEPTTIEISDDSASHAGHAGNTGGGHYSLYIVSSHFYGKSHIIRHRMVYQALADLMTSKIHALSIRAKSPNEL
- a CDS encoding YciI family protein, yielding MWYMIITEDFPDSLAKRTAARPEHLARLTKLHEEGRLLLAGPLPAIDSIDPGPAGYTGSLIVAEFDNLTAAEIWANADPFLAAGVYAKVSVKPFRKTLPN
- a CDS encoding septation protein A; this translates as MKFLFDLFPVILFFVVFKFFGIYPATAAAMVATIIQIIWMKLKYGKIEGTLIASGLIIVVFGGATLLLHDENFIKWKPTVLYWVFSIALVVANLAFKKNLIRGLMEKQISLPNNIWNKLNLAWALFFLVLGFINLYVAFNYSTDHWVDFKLFGTTALMFIFIIGQGLILNKYISEETPK
- a CDS encoding 3',5'-nucleoside bisphosphate phosphatase, whose translation is MPTPIDLHCHSTISDGLLTPTELVVHAASKGVRVMALTDHDDLSGLPEAKIAAKTVGITLLAGVEISVTWRKRTLHIVGLNIDPDYSPLVQGLSAIREGRHLRAKAMAESLDKVGIHGSLEGAYAYATHGIISRTHFARFLVEKGYAKDSKKVFKKYLVKGKPGYVEHRWAELADAVNWITAAGGVAVIAHPGRYDLGRTNMLLLLEEFRALGGKAIEVVTGSHTPPQYDEYAKFARMFGFAASKGSDYHGPGHSYIDMGSLPDLPHGCIPVWQDWPEAKLLETLPAETLAIETLPLENELH